Proteins co-encoded in one Halorussus lipolyticus genomic window:
- a CDS encoding type II/IV secretion system ATPase subunit, translating to MTEHGTAQIQDDLREVAMRRPHLRDYLKRFKQFTGEFPRLIDEPSDEWEADKPNVIYPVGGPIYCHVYGDVGQDTEYYAVEPELSGTEQELFGKVRGEILEKSVKKPAPQDEGEYDDRIEELLDDTVLVNDGETGGGGVDLQNLSAQQILNWIKNVSYNDFKHNVRTFSTDDIVRVVKDFTNIGTYEVSEQTYENIRYRLNRDIVGFGPLEPIMRDPANEDIHVIGPHETYVDHGTFGMLGTSVDFGSPDRFDNWLRNMGERIGDPVSDSDPIVDSTLPDGSRINIIYSDDVSLKGPSLTIRQGEGTPLSVAQITKWGTLSPKLAAYLWLCLENEQTVFVVGETASGKTTTLNCIMSFIPRDSKIYTAEDTAEVLPPHDTWQQLLTREGGGEDSSDVDMFDLVAAALRSRPDYIVVGEVRGEEGRMAFQAAQTGHPVMLTFHASDIVSMIQRFTGDPINIPETFMDNADVALFQNRVKQGDDVLRRVTSVQEIEGYSKEMGGVVTRQSFYWDPVEDEIVFQGMNNSYVLEEQIATLLGYENTRDIYNELDFRAEIMERMIEENILGYHDVNETIESFQRDGVDGLPFDIHRSID from the coding sequence ATGACAGAGCACGGGACCGCACAGATTCAGGACGACCTTCGGGAAGTGGCGATGCGACGCCCCCACCTCCGGGACTACCTGAAGCGGTTCAAGCAGTTCACCGGGGAGTTCCCGCGGCTCATCGACGAGCCGAGCGACGAGTGGGAAGCCGACAAACCCAACGTCATCTACCCCGTCGGCGGTCCCATCTACTGTCACGTCTACGGCGACGTGGGCCAAGACACCGAGTACTACGCGGTCGAACCCGAGCTTTCGGGCACCGAACAGGAGCTGTTCGGCAAGGTCCGGGGCGAGATTCTCGAAAAGAGCGTCAAGAAGCCCGCGCCCCAAGACGAGGGGGAGTACGACGACCGAATCGAGGAGCTACTCGACGATACCGTGCTGGTCAACGACGGCGAGACCGGCGGTGGCGGCGTTGACCTCCAGAATCTCTCGGCCCAGCAGATTCTGAACTGGATAAAGAACGTCTCGTACAACGACTTCAAGCACAACGTGCGGACGTTCTCGACCGACGACATCGTGCGGGTCGTCAAGGACTTCACCAACATCGGCACCTACGAGGTGTCCGAACAGACCTACGAGAACATCCGGTATCGGTTGAACCGCGACATCGTGGGATTCGGCCCGCTGGAACCCATCATGCGCGACCCGGCGAACGAGGACATCCACGTCATCGGTCCTCACGAGACCTACGTGGACCACGGCACGTTCGGCATGCTCGGGACCAGCGTGGACTTCGGGTCGCCCGACAGGTTCGACAACTGGTTGCGAAACATGGGTGAGCGAATCGGGGACCCGGTGTCGGACTCCGACCCCATCGTGGACTCGACCCTGCCCGACGGGTCGCGTATCAACATCATCTACTCCGACGACGTGAGCCTGAAGGGGCCGAGCCTCACCATCCGTCAGGGCGAGGGCACGCCCCTGTCGGTGGCCCAGATTACCAAGTGGGGGACGCTCAGCCCCAAGCTTGCGGCGTACCTCTGGCTCTGTCTCGAAAACGAACAGACCGTGTTCGTGGTCGGGGAGACGGCGTCCGGGAAGACCACCACCCTGAACTGTATCATGTCGTTCATCCCGCGGGACTCGAAGATTTACACCGCGGAGGACACCGCCGAGGTCCTGCCGCCTCACGACACGTGGCAACAGCTACTGACTCGTGAGGGCGGCGGCGAGGACAGTTCCGACGTGGACATGTTCGACCTCGTGGCGGCCGCGCTCCGTTCGCGCCCGGACTACATCGTCGTGGGTGAGGTCCGTGGCGAGGAGGGTCGGATGGCGTTCCAAGCCGCCCAGACCGGTCACCCCGTGATGCTGACCTTCCACGCGTCCGACATCGTGTCCATGATTCAGCGTTTCACCGGGGACCCCATCAACATCCCCGAGACGTTCATGGACAACGCCGACGTGGCGCTGTTCCAGAACCGAGTCAAGCAGGGCGACGACGTGCTTCGTCGCGTGACCTCGGTGCAGGAAATCGAGGGGTACTCCAAGGAGATGGGCGGTGTCGTGACCCGCCAGTCGTTCTACTGGGACCCCGTGGAGGACGAAATCGTCTTCCAAGGCATGAACAACTCCTACGTCCTCGAGGAGCAGATTGCGACCCTGCTGGGGTACGAGAACACCCGCGACATCTACAACGAACTCGACTTCCGCGCCGAGATTATGGAGCGGATGATAGAGGAGAACATTCTGGGCTACCACGACGTCAACGAGACCATCGAGTCCTTCCAGCGCGACGGCGTGGACGGACTGCCCTTCGACATCCACCGGTCCATCGACTAG
- a CDS encoding flagellar protein G — MASVSSSHLILFIASLIVAASVAGTFTQGVQRLSSALGDRSVDVSGDIRTDISIISDAGSSAIYQESGGDGMITVLVKNTGSRTLDAESDQIEVLVDGKYQPDVTVSVVDGSAWAGGNVAKVEIPQSLGSGDHRVKIIVNGDSDVLRFRIQP; from the coding sequence GTGGCGAGCGTCTCCAGTTCCCACCTCATCCTGTTCATCGCCAGTCTCATCGTCGCCGCCAGCGTCGCCGGGACGTTCACGCAGGGCGTCCAGCGACTCTCCTCGGCGTTGGGCGACCGGAGCGTGGACGTGAGCGGAGACATTCGCACAGACATCTCTATCATCAGCGACGCCGGTAGTAGCGCCATCTATCAGGAAAGCGGTGGCGACGGGATGATTACGGTACTGGTGAAAAACACCGGGTCACGAACACTCGACGCCGAGAGTGACCAAATTGAAGTGCTGGTAGACGGAAAATATCAACCGGACGTAACCGTCTCGGTCGTGGACGGCTCGGCGTGGGCAGGCGGTAACGTCGCCAAAGTGGAGATTCCACAGTCCCTCGGTTCGGGCGACCACCGCGTGAAAATCATCGTGAACGGCGATAGTGACGTACTGCGGTTCAGAATCCAACCATGA
- a CDS encoding fla cluster protein FlaF, with the protein MGFSVSGATAILFLGMFISFGVAYTAASNGFDQVHGAYEEDADEALARQNTDIAFDSTNVANQGGQLYLNTSVNNTGSEPLSVNDTDILIDGNYIKPTSNKMVTLEVNGNGDTDLWLPGETLRVEIAVGADPSRVKVVTGTGVAGTEVV; encoded by the coding sequence ATGGGATTCAGCGTTAGCGGGGCGACTGCAATCCTGTTCCTCGGGATGTTCATCAGCTTCGGTGTCGCGTACACCGCGGCGAGTAACGGGTTCGATCAGGTCCACGGGGCCTACGAGGAGGACGCCGACGAGGCGCTGGCCCGCCAGAACACGGACATCGCGTTCGACAGTACCAACGTCGCCAATCAGGGCGGGCAGTTGTACCTGAACACCTCGGTCAACAACACTGGGTCCGAACCGCTGTCGGTGAATGACACCGACATTCTTATAGATGGAAATTACATCAAACCAACGAGCAACAAAATGGTGACGTTGGAAGTGAACGGAAACGGCGATACCGACCTCTGGCTTCCGGGTGAGACGCTCCGCGTCGAAATCGCGGTCGGTGCCGACCCCTCGCGGGTGAAAGTCGTGACCGGGACGGGCGTGGCCGGGACGGAGGTGGTCTGA
- a CDS encoding chemotaxis protein CheD — MTTEHQSPTDDNPGRVRVGVAELAVASGDTRLTTSGLGSCVGIAVADPPSGIAGLAHVMLPEATSDAEAKPAKSMARGVEGLVAEVEDAGGDADRLEAKIAGGSRMFDFSGVSEGVGQRNVERARETLADCDVPVVAEDVGGDHGRSLELVPETWTLTVTSAHRGVENL, encoded by the coding sequence ATGACGACCGAACACCAATCCCCGACAGACGACAACCCCGGCCGAGTCCGCGTCGGGGTCGCCGAACTCGCAGTCGCCAGCGGCGACACCCGACTCACCACCAGCGGTCTCGGTTCCTGCGTCGGCATCGCCGTCGCCGACCCGCCCTCGGGCATCGCCGGACTGGCCCACGTCATGCTCCCCGAGGCGACTTCCGACGCCGAGGCCAAACCGGCCAAGTCGATGGCTCGCGGCGTCGAGGGGTTAGTCGCCGAAGTCGAGGACGCGGGCGGCGACGCCGACCGCTTGGAGGCCAAAATCGCGGGCGGAAGCCGGATGTTCGACTTCTCGGGCGTCAGCGAGGGCGTCGGCCAGCGCAACGTCGAACGCGCCAGAGAGACGCTGGCCGACTGCGACGTGCCCGTCGTCGCCGAGGACGTGGGCGGCGACCACGGCCGGTCGCTGGAGTTGGTCCCCGAGACGTGGACCCTGACCGTGACCAGCGCCCACCGGGGGGTCGAGAACCTGTGA
- a CDS encoding chemotaxis protein CheC: protein MSRGDDRNLHVDIRKLNLFNQMAKEGANTVASHLNQMTGMETEMEITKINFLEIDDIKTHVGHEKQVGTHIELVEPPHGYILFLFSASSAKKLAQGMLPGSADPSSKGFSDMERSAVQEIGNIMTSGFIDGWANVFNTTIDISTPKFTYGAGSKMVDNLVGNRRDDMALVFDSRVHAREADVEVKVYTFPELEELVSLMKQIEI from the coding sequence ATGAGCCGAGGTGACGATAGAAACTTGCACGTTGACATTCGCAAACTGAACCTGTTCAATCAAATGGCCAAGGAGGGAGCCAACACGGTCGCCAGCCATCTCAACCAGATGACTGGGATGGAGACCGAGATGGAGATTACCAAAATCAACTTCCTCGAAATCGACGACATCAAGACCCACGTCGGCCACGAGAAGCAGGTCGGCACCCACATCGAACTCGTCGAACCGCCCCACGGCTACATCCTGTTCCTGTTCAGCGCGAGCAGTGCGAAGAAACTCGCACAGGGGATGCTCCCCGGAAGCGCCGACCCCTCCTCGAAGGGATTCAGCGACATGGAACGGTCGGCCGTCCAAGAAATCGGCAACATCATGACGAGCGGGTTCATCGACGGATGGGCCAACGTCTTCAACACGACCATCGACATCTCGACGCCAAAGTTCACCTACGGCGCGGGGTCGAAGATGGTGGACAACCTCGTCGGCAACCGGCGCGACGACATGGCGCTGGTGTTCGACTCCCGAGTTCACGCCCGCGAGGCCGACGTGGAGGTCAAGGTCTACACCTTCCCCGAACTCGAAGAACTCGTCTCGCTGATGAAGCAGATAGAGATATGA
- a CDS encoding CheR family methyltransferase: protein MTPDDEAFERLLEYVESDLGFATSYYDDSYLDRRVSSRMRRTDADDYAEYLDLLSDDESEQEALLDAFSVNVTSFFRNPEVWEEMRSVLRRLSDERDRLRLWSAACSDGREPYSLSMLALDDPEVDDASIEITATDIDEEILSAARRGVYQNTRTTDIGEQLAPLDEYERYVERDDTRFSVTDAVKELVSFERHDLINGDPKSNFDLVVCRNLFIYIDAEHKLPILETVSKSLAEGGYLVIGKTETLPETLKPAFEPVARRLRIYRKSDSISIQQ, encoded by the coding sequence GTGACGCCCGACGACGAAGCCTTCGAGCGACTGCTGGAGTACGTCGAATCCGACCTCGGGTTCGCAACGAGTTACTACGACGACTCGTACCTCGACCGCCGGGTGTCCTCGCGGATGCGCCGGACCGATGCCGACGACTACGCCGAGTACCTCGACCTGCTCAGCGACGACGAGAGCGAACAGGAGGCCCTCCTCGATGCCTTCTCGGTCAACGTCACCAGTTTCTTCCGGAACCCCGAGGTCTGGGAGGAGATGCGCTCGGTCCTCCGGCGTCTCTCCGACGAGCGCGACCGACTGCGCCTCTGGAGCGCGGCGTGTTCGGACGGTCGGGAACCCTACTCGCTGTCGATGCTCGCGCTGGACGACCCGGAGGTGGACGACGCCAGCATCGAGATTACCGCGACGGACATTGACGAGGAGATTCTGTCGGCGGCCCGCCGGGGCGTCTACCAGAACACGCGGACGACAGACATCGGCGAGCAACTCGCGCCCCTCGACGAGTACGAGCGGTACGTCGAGCGCGACGACACTCGGTTCTCGGTTACGGACGCAGTGAAGGAACTGGTCTCGTTCGAGCGCCACGACCTCATCAACGGCGACCCCAAGTCGAACTTCGACCTCGTGGTGTGTCGCAACCTGTTCATCTACATCGACGCCGAACACAAACTGCCGATTCTGGAGACGGTCTCGAAGTCGCTGGCCGAGGGTGGCTATCTCGTCATCGGCAAGACCGAGACCCTCCCCGAGACGCTCAAACCCGCCTTCGAACCGGTGGCCCGCAGACTCCGTATATACCGAAAATCTGATAGTATATCAATCCAGCAGTAG
- a CDS encoding chemotaxis protein CheC, with translation MNVDIESLGTFSRTAQEGAQRAAENLTGMTGIETAVDVTEVTLASADDLARADERVGIAIDFEGGIDGTSLLTFSPETEETLLDTLLPGEGLDKSAVEEVGNVVTSGFVGGWADHLETTIDITPPEYVEGSGEELLDEVGFDRNQAFVFRSEVSAVGEELDIEFHMFPDDDSLREMLTGGEDQIPVEKLTTLREMARTGAETASETVSAMTGIDTGVDITQLSFVPVEAVPGELADRQHVGVVLEFEGVLGGYILILFDEASARDVVTALVPGTDEVESFEGPQRSAMKEIGNVMTSSFIDGWANVLDTTIDISPPQFVHDMGRAVAQSVVARLGQRQAFAFLFDATLRADDREFDCEIYAIPDESGLQSALDDLDPDATAERTTKAGSL, from the coding sequence ATGAACGTGGACATCGAATCGCTGGGAACGTTCAGCAGAACCGCCCAAGAAGGCGCACAGCGCGCCGCAGAGAACCTCACCGGGATGACCGGCATCGAGACCGCGGTAGACGTGACCGAGGTCACGCTGGCGTCGGCCGACGACCTCGCTCGCGCCGACGAGCGCGTCGGCATCGCCATCGACTTCGAGGGCGGCATCGACGGCACTAGCCTGTTGACCTTCTCGCCAGAGACCGAGGAGACATTGCTAGACACGCTCCTCCCCGGCGAGGGGTTGGACAAGAGCGCGGTCGAGGAGGTCGGAAACGTCGTCACCAGCGGGTTCGTCGGCGGATGGGCCGACCACCTCGAAACCACCATCGACATCACGCCGCCCGAGTACGTCGAGGGGTCGGGCGAAGAACTGCTGGACGAGGTGGGCTTCGACCGGAATCAGGCGTTTGTCTTCCGGAGCGAGGTCAGCGCGGTCGGCGAGGAGCTGGACATAGAATTTCATATGTTTCCCGATGATGATTCGTTGCGTGAGATGCTGACGGGCGGCGAGGACCAGATTCCCGTCGAGAAACTCACGACCCTCCGGGAGATGGCCCGTACCGGCGCGGAGACGGCCTCCGAGACCGTCTCGGCGATGACCGGCATCGATACCGGCGTGGACATCACCCAGTTGAGTTTCGTCCCGGTCGAGGCCGTGCCCGGCGAGTTGGCCGACCGCCAGCACGTCGGGGTCGTCCTCGAATTCGAGGGCGTCCTCGGCGGGTACATCCTCATCCTGTTCGACGAGGCGTCGGCCCGCGACGTGGTGACCGCGCTCGTGCCGGGCACCGACGAGGTCGAATCCTTCGAGGGGCCACAGCGGTCGGCGATGAAGGAAATCGGCAACGTGATGACGAGTAGTTTCATCGATGGATGGGCGAACGTCTTGGACACGACCATCGACATCTCGCCGCCACAGTTCGTCCACGACATGGGCCGGGCGGTGGCCCAATCGGTCGTCGCGCGCCTCGGCCAGCGCCAAGCCTTCGCCTTCCTGTTCGACGCCACGCTCCGGGCCGACGACCGGGAGTTCGACTGCGAGATATACGCCATCCCCGACGAGAGCGGACTCCAGTCTGCGCTGGACGACTTGGACCCCGACGCGACCGCCGAACGAACCACGAAAGCAGGGTCGTTATGA
- a CDS encoding FlaD/FlaE family flagellar protein, with product MKLIGLSDQFVHLLGTGMVGMGIMDFMDEEEGESADADGSGDGGDDDLFGDGMGDDGMGGDMGGEMDDDFGGMDDGMGMDDGMDDWADGGGGDDEFGMGGEGGSGPTQELENRIDELENEVAEISSTVGTVRSENEQISSKVDETEENVRKLLEIYEMVTRGVNPFVDDVQQGGMGGGGGAFGEGGGGAGGDGGFGLFDEDEDEEEEEDLNEDIADAEAESFFDDDFDEEEEDEFEDETDLEDDAGDEMGGMDDEFGDDLEDDDFEDDGFEDDAADDLGFDSPDEGMGDGLADDMDGMDDEADEDDGGQAGGSTFAELKEEYESGEADWAEEEGAPEGAQPDPEPEPEPTLEADPEPEVEEPADGDFEFEEPSETQPATTAGSNGRGRKPYLAELPSGYVSDLVVMEWLEFLVEEFGPEDAVRSIEYYSDIGWISESVEEELLAFVSGFADVETVDTEETGPASLEIDDHIQSLTFLSQLTGDAVQRKIVEHCAQIRGGRDGIQR from the coding sequence ATGAAACTTATCGGTCTCAGCGACCAGTTCGTTCACCTCCTCGGGACGGGCATGGTCGGCATGGGAATCATGGATTTCATGGACGAAGAGGAGGGCGAGAGCGCCGACGCCGACGGCTCCGGCGACGGTGGCGATGACGACCTCTTTGGTGACGGTATGGGCGACGACGGGATGGGTGGCGACATGGGCGGCGAGATGGACGACGACTTCGGCGGCATGGACGACGGGATGGGGATGGACGACGGGATGGACGACTGGGCCGACGGGGGCGGCGGCGACGACGAGTTCGGTATGGGCGGCGAAGGGGGTTCGGGACCGACCCAAGAGCTAGAGAACCGCATCGACGAACTCGAAAACGAGGTCGCCGAAATCTCCTCGACGGTCGGCACTGTCAGGAGCGAGAACGAGCAGATTAGCTCCAAGGTGGACGAGACCGAGGAGAACGTCCGAAAGCTACTGGAAATCTACGAGATGGTCACCCGCGGTGTCAATCCCTTCGTGGACGACGTTCAGCAGGGCGGCATGGGTGGCGGCGGCGGAGCCTTCGGCGAAGGCGGCGGTGGTGCCGGCGGCGACGGTGGCTTCGGCCTCTTTGACGAGGACGAAGACGAGGAAGAGGAGGAAGACCTCAACGAGGACATCGCCGACGCCGAGGCCGAGAGCTTCTTCGACGACGACTTCGACGAGGAGGAAGAAGACGAATTCGAGGACGAGACCGACCTCGAAGACGACGCAGGCGACGAGATGGGCGGCATGGACGACGAGTTCGGCGACGACCTCGAAGACGACGACTTCGAGGACGATGGCTTCGAGGACGACGCGGCCGACGACCTCGGCTTCGACTCGCCCGACGAAGGAATGGGCGACGGCCTCGCGGACGACATGGACGGCATGGACGACGAGGCCGACGAAGACGACGGCGGACAGGCGGGCGGTTCGACGTTCGCGGAACTCAAAGAGGAGTACGAGTCCGGCGAGGCCGACTGGGCCGAGGAGGAGGGCGCACCCGAGGGCGCTCAACCCGACCCCGAACCGGAGCCAGAGCCGACCCTCGAAGCCGACCCCGAACCCGAGGTAGAGGAACCGGCAGACGGCGACTTCGAGTTCGAGGAGCCGTCCGAGACTCAGCCCGCGACGACTGCCGGGTCGAACGGTCGGGGCAGAAAGCCCTACCTCGCAGAGCTACCCAGCGGGTACGTCTCGGACCTCGTGGTGATGGAGTGGCTCGAGTTCCTCGTCGAGGAGTTCGGTCCCGAGGACGCGGTGCGCTCCATCGAGTACTACAGCGACATCGGTTGGATCAGCGAGTCGGTCGAGGAGGAGCTTCTGGCGTTCGTGAGTGGGTTCGCAGACGTGGAGACGGTCGATACCGAGGAGACCGGTCCCGCGTCACTCGAAATCGACGACCACATCCAGAGCCTCACCTTCCTGAGCCAGCTGACCGGCGACGCGGTCCAGCGGAAGATCGTCGAACACTGTGCGCAGATTCGAGGTGGGCGCGATGGGATTCAGCGTTAG
- a CDS encoding chemotaxis protein CheA, whose translation MEDYIQDFIRESEENVTELNNSLLELEDDPGDEEAMDSIFRTAHTLKGNFGAMGFQDESDLAHAIEDLLDEIRQGRMEVTPEIMDLVFAGVDEIDKALSQIEDDGESDIDPEDIITEIRAVIENGGASGGDAEDAGDDSAGDADAGDADSGNLDSVPVDELADPGALANADGDLFHVAVDMGDPQMKGVDAMFALEGFEENVDLLGTVPEVDAINDGEYDDGFDAFVGADGASEVESVLSSVGKIEGGTVTALDVDAIDATGGASAGGSSADASDTDDATDESADSGAGESGDESDETTDTASADADDAGGSDTASDVSSSAGSDGSSDTGSSGDTGGSGGGSGGSAADGVEEIQSVRVDVDQLDDLHGQVEQLVTSRIKLRRSVEQAQIDSAEDHLDELDKITSSLQDTVMDMRLVPLKKVVNKFPRLVRDLAREQEKKIDFEMEGTEIELDRTILDEISDPLMHLLRNAVDHGIEPPEERESAGKPREGSIRLRGFRERDRVTIEVEDDGGGIDPDAIRTKAVEKGVMTRDEAEKLSKEEAQKLIFHAGFSTNDEVTDVSGRGVGMDVVQDTVSRLDGEIGIDSTPGEGTTISLSLPVTVAIVKVLFVQSGDEEYGIPIKNVDEIRRMEDVQTVEGEEVVTHDDTVYPLVRLGDALNVPGETRNGDGMLVRVKESERKVAIHCDAVSRQEEVVVKPFEGILSGIPGLSGAAVLGEGDVVTILDVETL comes from the coding sequence ATGGAAGACTACATACAGGACTTCATACGCGAGAGCGAAGAGAACGTCACGGAGTTGAACAACTCACTCCTCGAACTCGAAGATGACCCCGGAGACGAGGAGGCGATGGATTCCATCTTCCGGACCGCCCACACGCTGAAGGGCAACTTCGGCGCGATGGGCTTTCAGGACGAGAGTGACCTCGCCCACGCCATCGAGGACCTGCTGGACGAGATTCGGCAGGGCCGGATGGAGGTCACGCCCGAAATCATGGACCTCGTGTTCGCTGGCGTGGACGAAATCGACAAGGCCCTGAGCCAAATCGAGGACGACGGCGAGTCCGACATCGACCCCGAGGACATCATCACCGAAATACGGGCCGTCATCGAGAACGGCGGCGCGAGCGGCGGTGACGCCGAGGACGCGGGCGACGACTCGGCCGGAGACGCCGACGCGGGCGACGCCGATTCCGGGAATCTCGATTCGGTGCCGGTGGACGAGTTGGCAGACCCCGGCGCGCTGGCGAACGCCGACGGCGACCTGTTCCACGTCGCGGTGGACATGGGCGACCCCCAGATGAAGGGCGTGGACGCGATGTTCGCGCTCGAAGGGTTCGAGGAGAACGTGGACCTCCTCGGCACGGTCCCCGAAGTCGATGCCATCAACGACGGCGAGTACGACGACGGGTTCGACGCCTTCGTCGGGGCCGACGGAGCCAGCGAGGTCGAGTCGGTCCTCTCGTCGGTCGGTAAAATCGAGGGCGGGACAGTCACCGCGCTCGACGTGGACGCTATCGACGCGACCGGTGGCGCGTCCGCCGGCGGCAGTTCGGCAGACGCGAGCGACACTGACGACGCGACCGACGAATCCGCCGACTCCGGGGCCGGAGAGTCCGGCGACGAGAGTGACGAGACGACCGACACGGCGAGCGCAGACGCGGACGACGCTGGCGGGAGTGACACCGCGAGCGACGTGAGTAGTTCCGCCGGGTCCGACGGTTCGTCCGACACCGGCAGTTCCGGCGACACCGGCGGGTCCGGCGGTGGCTCCGGCGGGTCCGCGGCCGACGGCGTCGAGGAGATTCAGTCGGTTCGCGTGGACGTGGACCAGTTAGACGACCTGCACGGACAGGTCGAACAACTGGTCACGAGTCGCATCAAACTCCGGCGGTCGGTCGAGCAGGCCCAAATCGACAGCGCCGAGGACCACTTAGACGAGTTGGACAAGATTACCTCCAGTCTTCAGGACACCGTGATGGACATGCGACTGGTCCCCCTGAAGAAGGTGGTCAACAAGTTCCCGCGACTCGTCCGGGACCTCGCCCGAGAGCAGGAGAAGAAAATCGACTTCGAGATGGAGGGGACCGAAATCGAGTTGGACCGCACCATCTTGGACGAAATCAGCGACCCGCTGATGCACCTTCTGCGAAACGCGGTGGACCACGGCATCGAACCGCCCGAGGAGCGCGAATCAGCGGGCAAACCCCGCGAAGGGTCGATTCGGCTTCGCGGCTTCCGGGAGCGCGACCGAGTGACCATCGAGGTCGAGGACGACGGCGGGGGAATCGACCCCGACGCCATCCGGACCAAGGCGGTCGAGAAGGGCGTCATGACCCGCGACGAGGCCGAGAAGTTGAGCAAGGAGGAGGCCCAGAAACTCATCTTCCACGCCGGATTCTCGACCAACGACGAAGTGACCGACGTGAGCGGTCGGGGCGTCGGGATGGACGTGGTGCAGGATACCGTCTCGCGCCTCGACGGCGAAATCGGCATCGACAGCACGCCCGGCGAGGGCACGACGATTAGCCTCTCGCTCCCCGTCACGGTCGCTATCGTGAAAGTGCTGTTCGTCCAGTCGGGCGACGAGGAGTACGGCATCCCCATCAAGAACGTGGACGAGATTCGCCGGATGGAGGACGTCCAGACCGTCGAGGGCGAGGAAGTCGTCACTCACGACGACACGGTGTATCCCCTCGTGCGCCTCGGCGACGCGCTGAACGTCCCCGGCGAGACGCGGAACGGCGACGGGATGTTAGTCCGCGTCAAGGAGTCCGAGCGGAAGGTCGCCATCCACTGCGACGCGGTGAGCCGTCAGGAAGAGGTCGTCGTCAAACCGTTCGAGGGCATCCTGTCGGGCATCCCCGGTCTCTCGGGTGCCGCGGTCCTCGGTGAGGGCGACGTGGTGACGATTCTGGACGTGGAGACCCTATAA
- a CDS encoding ATPase domain-containing protein — protein sequence MSQDNLYSLGLEDHDRLNHELGGGIPRGSIVLIEGDYGAGKSAMSQRFSYGLCETGHSVTLLSTELTVSGFIDQMHSLSYSVEEHLLDERLLFLHADVDTGGGRLTTAEDDEGNRKELLNRLMNAEAMWQADVIVIDTFDAILRNDPKFEALIRQNEERQAALEIISFFRDLVSAGQVIVLTVDPSTVDEEAIGPFRAIADVFMELQMVEVGNDVRRNISVKRFAGMGEQVGDTIGFSVRADAGIVIESRSVA from the coding sequence ATGAGTCAAGATAACCTCTACTCCCTCGGTCTGGAAGACCACGACAGACTGAATCACGAACTCGGCGGCGGTATTCCCCGCGGGTCCATCGTCCTCATCGAGGGCGACTACGGGGCCGGAAAGTCCGCGATGAGCCAGCGGTTCAGCTACGGCCTCTGCGAGACGGGCCACTCGGTGACGCTCCTCTCGACGGAGTTGACCGTCAGCGGGTTCATCGACCAGATGCACTCGCTGTCCTACAGCGTCGAGGAGCATCTGTTAGACGAACGCCTGCTGTTCCTCCACGCCGACGTGGACACCGGCGGCGGCCGGTTGACCACCGCCGAGGACGACGAGGGTAATCGGAAGGAACTCCTCAACCGGTTGATGAACGCCGAGGCCATGTGGCAGGCAGACGTCATCGTCATCGACACGTTCGACGCCATCCTGCGTAACGACCCCAAGTTCGAGGCCCTGATTCGCCAGAACGAGGAGCGCCAAGCCGCGCTCGAAATCATCTCGTTCTTCCGTGATTTGGTCTCGGCGGGACAGGTCATCGTCCTCACGGTGGACCCCTCGACCGTGGACGAGGAAGCAATCGGACCGTTCCGGGCCATCGCCGACGTGTTCATGGAACTCCAGATGGTCGAAGTCGGCAACGACGTGCGCCGGAACATCTCGGTCAAGCGATTCGCCGGCATGGGCGAACAGGTCGGCGACACCATCGGGTTCTCGGTGCGGGCCGACGCCGGAATCGTCATCGAAAGCCGTAGCGTCGCCTAA